The Kocuria sp. TGY1127_2 genome includes a window with the following:
- a CDS encoding GntR family transcriptional regulator produces the protein MMAAAKKYQRVQQAIRRDYGQLRAGTSLPSEAELCRQYEVSRVTIRRAIEELVDECLLTRQHGRGTFVSAQGASPTHPPEVVDSQGFYAQMTGQGIKVTSKVLFQGITTSLSGLASSLGLSPQEPLLRLDRVRSVEGRIDHLTRSWMSARKYRGILDHNFAQESFQAVLSEEFGFTPRWGRANAQLTDVTREEAEHLGIQAADTRLRTFITFYADDETPEVCTETIYADKQASPQFLFISRS, from the coding sequence ATGATGGCCGCGGCAAAGAAGTATCAGCGAGTGCAACAGGCCATTCGCCGCGACTACGGCCAACTCCGCGCCGGCACTTCGCTCCCTTCCGAAGCCGAGCTGTGCCGCCAATACGAGGTCAGCCGCGTGACCATTCGTCGAGCGATAGAGGAACTCGTCGATGAATGCCTCCTGACCAGGCAACACGGCCGCGGAACCTTCGTGAGCGCGCAAGGTGCTTCACCAACTCACCCGCCCGAGGTAGTCGATTCCCAGGGTTTTTATGCGCAAATGACGGGCCAGGGCATCAAAGTCACGTCCAAGGTCCTCTTCCAAGGGATCACCACCTCGTTGAGCGGCCTGGCCAGTTCCTTGGGTCTCTCACCCCAAGAGCCCCTCCTTCGCCTAGATCGCGTTCGCTCGGTCGAAGGCCGCATCGACCATCTGACACGTAGCTGGATGAGCGCTCGGAAATACCGCGGCATCCTCGACCATAACTTTGCCCAGGAATCCTTCCAGGCGGTCCTTTCCGAAGAATTCGGCTTTACCCCGCGCTGGGGAAGAGCCAATGCCCAGCTCACCGACGTGACCCGGGAGGAGGCCGAACACCTTGGCATTCAGGCAGCCGATACCCGATTGCGCACCTTCATCACTTTCTACGCCGACGACGAGACGCCCGAGGTCTGCACCGAAACGATCTACGCCGACAAGCAGGCATCTCCCCAGTTCCTATTCATTAGCAGGTCTTAA